The region CATCCCAATCGAGCGGTATCGCAACTTTTGCATCGTGGCGCATATTGATCATGGGAAGAGCACGCTGAGCGATCGGCTGCTGGAGCATACGGGGACGATTTCGGCGAGTGATGCGAACAAGCAGATTTTGGTGCGGCCTACAATTTGTGTCTAGTGGTTTATTCAGGATAGTTTGCTAATTGACGTTGATTGCAGGATAAATTAGATGTTGAACGCGAGAGAGGAATCACAGTTAAAGCGCAGACTTGCACAATGCTCTACAATTACAAGGGGGACGACTATCTGCTCCATCTGGTTGATACGCCTGGCCATGTCGATTTCCGCGCCGAAGTCACCCGATCGTATGCTAGTTGTGGGGGAGCTCTGCTTCTTATTGATGCCAGTCAGGGCATTCAAGCGCAGACGGTGTCGAATTTTCACCTCGCGTTTGCGCAGGACCTGGCTCTCGTTCCGgtcatcaacaagattgaTATGCCCTCTGCAGATGTCCCGCGGGTGTTGGACCAGATGGAGACGAGTTTTGAGTTGGACCCCAAGGATGCTGTGCTTGTGAGCGCCAAGACGGGCAAAGGTGTCCCAGATGTGCTGCCGGCGGTGGTTGAAAAGATTCCGCATCCTGTCGGTGACGAGACGAGGCCGTTGAAGTTTCTGCTTGTGGACTCTTGGTACGATAATTTTCGGGGCGTGGTTCTGCTGGTGCGAGTATTTGATGGgacgatacgcgctggcgATAATGTCGTATCTCTTGGTACGGGGATGAAGTACACCGTTGGCCAGGTGGGCATTCAGTACCCTGATGGGACGCCGCAAAAGGTCCTTCGCGCAGGCCAAGTTGGCTACGTGTACTTCAACCCGGGTATGAAGAAGATCCAGGACGCTAAATTAGGCGATACATTCACAACGGTTGGCAATGAGGAAGTTGTTGAGCCGTGCCCTGGTTTCGAGGAGCCAAAGCCAATGGTGTTTGTGGCTGCGTTTCCCACCGATCAAGGCGATTACACGCGCCTTGCGGACAGCATAAACCAGCTTGTGCTGAATGACCGGAGTGTCACCCTGCAAAAGGATTTCTCTGAGGCCCTCGGGTCTGGGTGGCGGTTAGGATTCCTTGGCAGTCTGCATTGTTCCGTGTTCCAGGACCGCTTGAAGCAAGAACATGGGCGAAGTATCATCATCACTGAACCTACTGTTCCCACCAAGGTAATCTGGCCGGATGGATCTGAGGAAGTTATTCAGAATCCGGCCCTGTTCCCAGACGCAACGGACCATCGGATACGACTGTCACAAACGCTCGAACCGTATGTATACCGGACTCTTTACATGTGACATCAACTTACTGTATCAGGTTTGTCAAAGCGACTATGACGCTTCCGCACGAATATCTCGGACGAGTCATTGAGTTGTGTGAAGCGAATCGCGGTGAACAGCAGAGCCTGGAATTCTTCCACGCAACACAGGTCATTCTGGTGTATAATCTTCCGTCCGCGCAGTTGGTAGAAGACTTCTTTGGCAAACTCAAAGGCGCAACGTAGGTATTCATGTCCTGGAATCGTTCTACGTGCTAACTCGTCACAGCAAGGGCTACGCCACGCTGGACTACGAAGACGCCGGCTGGCGGGAGAGTAAACTCGCCAAGCTTCAACTGTTGGTGAATAAGCAGCCCGTCGACGCGATTTGCCGAGTCGTTCACGGATCACAGGCCGACAGGATCGGGAGACAATGGGTCACCAAGTTTAAACAGCATGTCGATCGACAAATGTTTGGTACGTATTCACTGGGTCTGTACATAGTCGGTACTAATAATATGTAGAGGTCGTCATTCAAGCAGCTGTGGGCAATAAGATTATCGCCCGAGAAACGATCAAGCCTTTTCGAAAGGATGTCCTTGCGAAGCTGCACGCAAGTGATATTACCCGGCGGAGGAagttgctggagaagcagaaagagGGCCGGAAGAGGTTGCGGGCGGTTGGGAATGTAGTTATTGACCAGGAGGCGTTTCAGAGCTTTTTGGCAAAGTAATGTATGATAGATAGATACCCTGTATAACAGTCCGTTTAGAGTCTACTTTCATGTCTGTAAGGGTTGAAGTTCGAGCAGGTTATCTCTGAGGCAATGTACAAACTCGTAATGGTACCTGTCTCACATGCTCATCTACACCATGACACAGCAAACAGCCGTTTCCCTTCTCTGGCAGTATCAGTTGAGCAGCTCTGGCAACCCATCCCCAAGCGGCACCCTCTCCGTCCAAGAAAGTCCCAAACCACCCTCAACCGTCCCCTCATCCTGCTTAACAACCCTCCTCCCATCCCTCCCAACACCCTCTTCAAACTCAAAGATTCTATAATCGCTATTAAAAAACCACCAGCCTACACAACCAACCCTCAAAAACCCCGAGTGAGAAACCACAAAGACCACCTTCTCCGGCCTATTGTACAAGTCCTCCAAACACGACCTCCCTCGCTCTACAATCGCCCCGCGAAGATACTTATACCGCTCCCCCTTCGCGGACGTCTTATCCGGCCACACCGGATCCAACGTCTTGAAGCTGACGTACGGAAACGGCGGGATTAAGTCCACCGGCGTGCCTACGTCGCAGGGTTGATCCGAATTCTCCTGCCAGTCCGCGCTGGCTTCAAACACGACGCCCTTGTCTGCGAGCCAGTCCAGCGCCAGGGAGGCAGTCTGCATAGTGCGAATCATGGGGCTGACTATGACGGCGGTGTCCTGCGGTGGTAGGGCGTTGAAGCGCTGGAGTAGAGAGGCGCGGAGGGTGAGGCATTGCGAGTGGCCGAGTGGTGTGAGCGGCGGGTCGTGTATGCTGTGGTCTTGTGGATGGGGGTTAGTTTAGTTTGGGGGAGAGATGGGGGGAGACTTATTGTCTACGTTGTGGAGGCCTTGGGCGTGGCGGATGAGGACGATTTTGGGAGgcatgttggtgtttgggtgAGGTGAGGTATTTTGGTGGCGTGTGGAGATGCTGTATGGTGGGCGTATTACGAAGCCATTTTGGTCGGATTTACGATTTCGGGGAGTTTTTATGAGAATCCTGTTTCGGATAGATATTGGGAATGTTGGTCGAATACGGCGATATCTTTGGTTGTCTGCGCGAGTTAGATGTGTTTAGGGGTTGAGACGGGATACGTACATCTGCGACAACGACGAGGGAACCCTGTGTGAACCCCGTTGGCCACTCTGAAGTCGTTGGTTTGATAGCCATTTCAGGCGAGAGTTGCATTGACGGATCTTGCTGCCATATGCCTACCCAGTCGGGACCGTCTTTTGCATGTACTGCCAACACACCAATCTTGTCCCTGATGAGTCTCACACCACAGAGGGCATTTATCGTAGGCACGAGATCTGTAGACGAACCACGAGCCTCATCGAACTCAATAGTGCGGAGGTACTTCATACCGAGGGTGTATCCCCGATCATTCATGTTCTGCACGAAGTACTCTCTCCGGATAGTGTAGAAGTTGAGACGAAACGGCACCAGCGGCTTCATGCGTGAGAGGGGGATCGAGCGCGGTCTCTCGAGTTTCGCGCGCTTCCCGTCCTTTGCGTCCGCGGAGGCAAGGTCCTCCACAGGGATGGGTATCAGCGCCACGAGAATGGTGAGCGCGTTGGCGCGGACGGTATCAAAGTTGGCTGTGTGAGGGAAGCGTGATGGGCCCCCGAGGTGAAGATTCCGTATGGCCTGGGCGATGCGCGAGGGGCGGTCTGGCTCGTCTTTGGAGAATTGGGGTGCTGGTGAGTTTGCGAGCATACCGATGACTTCGGCCCAGTAGCGGGTGTTTAAGTCGGGGGATTTGCGTACTTCGGTTGCGTTGCGGAGGGCGTGGGCTATGAATGCTTCTAGACGGGGAGGGATGTCgtggttggtgatgtcgaggaggGATGGGGAGATGAGACCCTCGTCTTTGAGGGTGCTCTGGAGGGATTCCCAGTATGGGAAGGTGTCGTTTGGGGAGGTGGAAGGTCGGTAGTCTAAGTCACTGGCGTCTAGGCGGTGGTCGATTGTAATGTCGAGTTGTTCTGGGGATTCTTTGAACGCTATCTCAGGTAGGAATGGAGATACATCGCGGGCACAATCCAGGAAGCCGTCGAGTTCGGCGATGGTGAATGTGCTTTTACCCCATAACTTGGCCACGACTGTCCAGCACGCGGAGTGGACGACTCTagcttcttcgccttcgaAGGTGTGTGAGCAGAATCCAGGCTTGATGAGCGGTTGAGGGACTCGGGGTGAAGGTGGTGATGGGTGCTTGAGTTCTTGGGCGACTGCTTTCCAGCCCTCGCCGCGGCGGCTGGTTGCTGCGAGGGTAATTTCCGAGCCACAGAGGAAGCAGTGGTGGAATGTGGCGAAGGTGTGCGTGAGGTCTTGGGGGTTGATGTTCATGATGCTGGAGATGCTGGTGCATTTGCTTGGCGTAGGGCTGAGATGAGAATTTGCGGTTGAAGCGTGGATGTGTTGTGAGATGGCTGGTGAGGGATGGACGAAACgactggtggtgatgacggGTGcgagatgatggagatgcggTGTTTAAAGAGATGGGAGGATGAAATGCGGTGCCTTTTCTTGTGTACACGGCCGATTCGAGGAGGTTGCATATGTGTAAGAATCTTGAATTGATGCTTACAATATGCTGATCGGATCGTGGCGCTTTTGGTCGGCTTGGCGGCACTAAATAGCGGGGCAACGTCGTGCCTGAACTTTACCGGGAAGTCAATACTAATGTCAATGGTTGATGAGGGTGGCTACGAAAAATTGCTATGTTGTGAATGGACTACTTTATAATGATTCAGGCGGCGGGTGAATCGTAGGGATTTCAGAGGCTACGGGATATTGCTGTGCTAAAACAACATGACAACATCTAGTGTGAAACCGGCCTTGTTACCATGCACCTGTGCCCTGGAACGGTAAGAGATTGAACAGCACGGCAAGTGCAGATGATTTGATGTACATATAATACCGGGAGCAGTGGCGCAGTGGAATCTGATGGGAGTGCCCAATGCCATATACAGTATTTAGCCAAAAACGTGTGCCTACATCCCAGTATACAATAACATGTCACGATATACAAGATACTGCGTGACCTGCTGCGGAACTTCGTCGCCGTTACTTACTTTTGATTTCCCAGTATTTCCACCTGCCATCTCAAACCATCATCAGTATGCCCACCGTACTAGAGATGGATCTACTGACCTTTGCCTCTTTCCTCATCTTGTTGTCATTAGGGCATATGTTGCACTACGGATCTATACCTGTACAAGTGGTCGAGATTCGAGCGACAACAAGGTAAGACGCAAACAGTAGACTTTTACAGCGTCACTTGCCTGTGACCCCGAAAAGTAGTACCCAACTAGAAGGCTAGTACATGGAATGGGTTGGTTGTCAGGATTGCCACGTCTCGACCTCCGTGGGCTAGTCCTCCTGTCTGTGCTGCACCAGGAACTCATCTTCGAATAGATCTTCAGCCGACGGTCTGTCCTCGGGAAGCCAGCACGGAATCCTCCGGACCAGATAGAGCAAGAGCTCCTTGTCTTTCCCTTCTAGTCGGACTTCGCGGCTCTCAAAAGATTGCTGTGGAATAGTGTGTACGCGATCCATTTTCCTAAATTTGTCAGTTCTCTGCGCAGGAAAGTTCAGGCCATGGCTTTATCGTCGGCATCCCAGTATCGACGGCATTCTGGGCTCCCTTCCAAGAATCGTTTTGGAGGTTGTCCCATTAAAGACACCATTTCTGCTAGATGCTGTTCGTCATTCAGAACCCCATCTTTCATCGCGTGGAACAAACGACCACCCTCAAACAGGTCCCATATCTATTCCTGATTAGAAAGTAGGAAGCAGAGGAAGGATAGTAGGCACACACCATAACTCCAACCGACCAGATGTCAATCTTTGAGTCCCACTCCATACCCATGATAACCTCTGGCGCTCGATAAACACCTGGCATAACGTCGCCAGAGTGAGTGTTGCCTATTCTCGCTGCGCCAAAGTCGCATATAATTGGCATGCCAAAGGTAATGGGCATTGGTTGTGAAACGTAGATTGTGCGATCTGAGAGAATTTTCCGGGCAGATGGCTGTTCAAGCTCGGATCGTTCAATCTTTTCAAAGACGGATGGATCTGGGCTGCTTAGTAGGACATTATTTGGTGATATGTCTGTTGAAATTCTCATGTAAGTCTGAAGCAAGCATGCCAGCTAACAGAAGACGAACCTGTATGTACCACGTTTGCCTGATGCAGGAAGTCTAAACCCAATAGCACCAATTGCAACGTCTGCTGCAGCAGCTTTTTGTTGAAAGCTTTATCAGGAAATTTATTCCGAAATTTCGTAAATGTTAGGCCGAGCGGGTTGAAAACCAGGCACTGGTGCGTGCCATGCGGCCCAACGACTTGGAAATCGTCGCGAGTCGCGCGTAGAAGTTGCTTGCCTGGATGTTCCGCCGCCTCGATTGAGGCGATATGACGAGAGACAGCCAGCTCATTGTTCACATTTGCTGTGACTTGCGTCGTGCAAACCTTGAGCGTTAGAAGGCTTCTCTTTCTGGACGTTATCATTAGCGAAAATGCGGCAGGGATGGAACCTTGAATGAACGTATTCCTGAAGATCACGACATAGCCAAACAGTGGATGCTGTGCCGAACCCAAGTTTTGCTATGACTCGGTACCTGGAATTGAATACTTTCCCTAATTTGACGGGATAAAATCGCTCGGCTTTATAGTCCGGAACTGTTTCCTCCTCAATTTTCATCCGCAGAGGGAGACTTTCGAAGTTGTCTGTTGAGAGAGAACGCGTGTGAGAGGATTGGATTCTTGAGCCGAATGCTCCACTAGAGCTGACCAAGATTGACGAGAGCCGGGGTACATAGTGGCGTGAGGTTCTGAATAGACCTGGGGACAATGTCGCTATCATGATGATGCTACAGCGCTGAGCATCTCAATTGACAGAGCCTGGCATCATTGAATCAGCAGTTAGTAATGCCACATTCGAATACCGAGCCAGGACGTGAAGTCTTCTCCGGGCAGGACCTACGAGCATACTTCACAGATCTTCAGATACACATCCAACAAGTTGGTCGCTGGTGGCTTTCAGGGTCCAAAAGCCCACAAAATGGTCGACTGGTCTCCAGCTGGGACCCTGACAATCACAAGTTCACCCAGTGCCTGGTGTCTGGCGCAGACACACTAAGGAGTGACGTTGACCTGTTTCAGCTCACCAGCAAAGATGGAATGGTGGCGAAGATTTCAGGAAGAAGGTTGGTAGAAATTTAGAAGCTGCAGCCTAGAATTCGACCAAGCTGCGATTTCAATCAAAGAATGTGCTTGAAGGCCAATAACCGCCCAGTGGCTCAAATCATCCACACCAGGcataacattgaaggttGACAAGGTTCGGGAGCTTGAATGTGGTGCAGTTTTGGGTGCCTTCCCCAGCGAGCAATTAACTAAAGCCCCACACGTGACGCCTCCATGATGGCATTCATCAAGTTGCTCAGCTGGACTGGAATACCATTCTTCACTCCGACACAATCCAAATTATCCTTATCATTGAAATCAGGGCAGATAAACTCTCCCCCAATCATAAAAATGTGCGGCCGGTACGCATTGGCGCTTGTAAGTCACTGTACGTTACGGTGAATCGAGCTTAAACTAACCACATCAGCGCGCCTCACAAATCCGTCAATTGTTACAAGACGACGGCATGTCTGTGGACTATTCTAtagatgaagatggcccTGGCGCCCCCAGGCAATCTTATAATTTTGCCCCAGGATACCACGGCGTTGTCTACAGAGCCGATACCCCAGATTGGGGAGCTGGTCCCCGCTCTCGTTCTCACCAGAACAAGGAcactggtgatgatgcgccagttgaagaagatgccgctGTTCCCGCACCCACCGGTGAAGTCAAGTATAAGCTGCAATCAATGAAATGGGGCCTCGTGCCGTTCTGGACAAAGCGAAACCCCGACTACCAAACCATTATGAGGACCATCAACTGTCGTGAGGACTCGCTCAGCACCCCGGGCGGCATGTGGGCTTCcatgaagaacaagaagcgATGCATAGTGATTGCGCAGGGGTTCTTTGAATGGCTCAAGACCGGACCAAAGGACAAGTTGCCTCATTTTATCAAGAGAAAGGACGGCCATCTCATGTGTTTTGCCGGACTATGGGATTGCGTTCAATATGAGGGTGCGTCGCTATGGTCTCACATCAAACGCGTCACTGATATCAAGTAGGCTCGGACGAAAAGCTGTACACttacaccatcatcacaaccgactccaacaagcagctcAAGTTCTTGCATGACCGGATGCCCGTCATTTTCAACCCTGGCTCAGAAAAGATCAAGCAGTGGCTCGATCCTGCAAGGTATGAATGGTCGCGGGAGCTGCAGTCCCTGCTGAAGCCGTTTGATGGAGAATTAGAAGTATACCCCGTTACTAAAGACGTTGGTAAAGTGGGCAACAACTCGCCATCGTTTATCATCCCCCTGAACAGCAAGGAGAACAAGTCAAACATTGCCAATTTCTTCTCCAATGCACAGCAAAAGGGGGGTAAAGAGACGAAAACAGGTGCCAAGGCGGAGGCGAAGCCAGTGGTTAAGGATGAGCctgtggaggaggatgtgaagaagGCTTCCCAGACGAGCGGTAGTTCACAAGAGAAGCGCAAGGAGCCGCCTACGAGGTCTAGTCCGCCGATGAAAAAGCCGGCTTcggaaaaggcaaagattAGTGCGACGAAGAACGAGTACAAGAGTCCTAAGAAGGTGAGGGAGCCGGGATCGCAGAAGATTACGAGCTTCTTTGGGAACTCGgcatgatgatggcatgATACAAGGACTATAGCACAGTTTGTGTCCTTGGACAGACGTCGGTTCTGCGGGAGGCTGTATTCTGAAAGGAGTTTTGGATGACTCCGTGGTTTGGCTGCATGCAGCCATGGGCCAATGTCTCCGAATGACAGTCTATTGAGGGTTCGTATACAAGAATAACGGACCTCGCATCCAGTGGCTGCTTGGCCTCCAGCTGCGAACCGAAGCCGAAGCGTCTGGCCATGCAGGTTACAACGAGCAACACTGCATGCACCTTGGGCAACTTGAGTCCAAGCGATCATGCACAACAGTTGGACAAAGTTCCAGCCTGGGCTACGACATCACCGTGCCGAGTGGGTGCTGGTCTCAGCAGATAGGAATCGGTGACTGACTGGCATTCCCACAGAGGTTCATGTACAAGCAGTATATCCTGCGATAACTATGCACCACACAGCCAAGTCTCACGCCAGCAAACCGACAATCATAAATAATACGCGGAAAATAAACTCAAACTATAACCCAGTGCCCCTACTCCAACCTCTCCGCCTCCAACGCAGCCAACACAAAAGCCGCCTCGCCCAACAAACTATTCTGCAAAATCGGCCTCGTAGTATAATACTCAAACGTAGCGCTCGAATTCAAACTACACACCGAAACCGTCTTATCAAACCCAACCGTCCCATTCCCCGTATCCGTAACAAACTTGTCCACGGTGTACTTGTACGCACGCAGTGCCGTCCCCTTATAATCAGGCTGCTCTCCGTACAACAGCCCCGTCCGCAGCGCTTTCAGCATAGAAAACGTGAAGAGGGCGGTGCTCGAGCTCTCGAGATAGTTTGCCCCTACGCCGGGTAATGTGACGATTTGCCACCACGCACCGGTTGCAGGGTCGGCGTGCTGGACGAGTGAGCTGGAGACTTGGAAAGTGAtgttcttgatgaggctgcATAGGTTGATGAGGTCGCCGTGCTGGACGGTATTGCAGGATAGTGTGTCCCAGGTTTGAACGAGGCCGGTGAGAAACCAGGCGAGTGCTCTGCCCCAGACGTATGGACTTGCACCGGTGGTTTTGTCTGCCCATACTGCTTTGCGGGACCAGTCGTACCCGTGGTAGAGGAGCGAGGTGTTTGTCTGTGTGCAGTGGTCGCGGAGGAGGTTGATCTGTAGCTTCATGTCTGTGATGTTTGGGTATggcatggcagccatgaatGGCAACAGGGAGAACATGCCGTCTGCGTAGCTCCATTCCGGATAGACGTAGTACCAGAATCCGCCGTCGGGATTTCTCTTCTGCAGTGCGAGAGAGGCATTAATTGCGGCGAATGACTGGTGTGATTGCGCTGAGAGACGGCATTTTGCGGAGTTGATGGCCGTGGCGAGAGAGAACCGGTCGAGCGGCTTGGTTGCGTCGACAGTGGCGTTGGTTAGATTTGCGGACGCGAGGTCCaggatggtggtgaggtAGTCTGTGTATTTGACGGATGGATACTGCGCAATGGTTGCTTCGAATGCT is a window of Pochonia chlamydosporia 170 chromosome 5, whole genome shotgun sequence DNA encoding:
- a CDS encoding poly(ADP-ribose) glycohydrolase isoform (similar to Metarhizium robertsii ARSEF 23 XP_011411137.1); amino-acid sequence: MNINPQDLTHTFATFHHCFLCGSEITLAATSRRGEGWKAVAQELKHPSPPSPRVPQPLIKPGFCSHTFEGEEARVVHSACWTVVAKLWGKSTFTIAELDGFLDCARDVSPFLPEIAFKESPEQLDITIDHRLDASDLDYRPSTSPNDTFPYWESLQSTLKDEGLISPSLLDITNHDIPPRLEAFIAHALRNATEVRKSPDLNTRYWAEVIGMLANSPAPQFSKDEPDRPSRIAQAIRNLHLGGPSRFPHTANFDTVRANALTILVALIPIPVEDLASADAKDGKRAKLERPRSIPLSRMKPLVPFRLNFYTIRREYFVQNMNDRGYTLGMKYLRTIEFDEARGSSTDLVPTINALCGVRLIRDKIGVLAVHAKDGPDWVGIWQQDPSMQLSPEMAIKPTTSEWPTGFTQGSLVVVADVRIPSQPLNTSNSRRQPKISPYSTNIPNIYPKQDSHKNSPKSIHDPPLTPLGHSQCLTLRASLLQRFNALPPQDTAVIVSPMIRTMQTASLALDWLADKGVVFEASADWQENSDQPCDVGTPVDLIPPFPYVSFKTLDPVWPDKTSAKGERYKYLRGAIVERGRSCLEDLYNRPEKVVFVVSHSGFLRVGCVGWWFFNSDYRIFEFEEGVGRDGRRVVKQDEGTVEGGLGLSWTERVPLGDGLPELLN
- a CDS encoding protein kinase-like protein (similar to Metarhizium acridum CQMa 102 XP_007814451.1), with the protein product MSKRSLLTLKVCTTQVTANVNNELAVSRHIASIEAAEHPGKQLLRATRDDFQVVGPHGTHQCLVFNPLGLTFTKFRNKFPDKAFNKKLLQQTLQLVLLGLDFLHQANVVHTDISPNNVLLSSPDPSVFEKIERSELEQPSARKILSDRTIYVSQPMPITFGMPIICDFGAARIGNTHSGDVMPGVYRAPEVIMGMEWDSKIDIWSVGVMIWDLFEGGRLFHAMKDGVLNDEQHLAEMVSLMGQPPKRFLEGSPECRRYWDADDKAMA
- a CDS encoding cell wall glycosyl hydrolase YteR (similar to Metarhizium acridum CQMa 102 XP_007806500.1) produces the protein MRPLTACLLASPVLASRLSTLMLDSIISRNQGITTSGEATSTLEIGLLGQAFEATIAQYPSVKYTDYLTTILDLASANLTNATVDATKPLDRFSLATAINSAKCRLSAQSHQSFAAINASLALQKRNPDGGFWYYVYPEWSYADGMFSLLPFMAAMPYPNITDMKLQINLLRDHCTQTNTSLLYHGYDWSRKAVWADKTTGASPYVWGRALAWFLTGLVQTWDTLSCNTVQHGDLINLCSLIKNITFQVSSSLVQHADPATGAWWQIVTLPGVGANYLESSSTALFTFSMLKALRTGLLYGEQPDYKGTALRAYKYTVDKFVTDTGNGTVGFDKTVSVCSLNSSATFEYYTTRPILQNSLLGEAAFVLAALEAERLE